A region of Neovison vison isolate M4711 chromosome 7, ASM_NN_V1, whole genome shotgun sequence DNA encodes the following proteins:
- the LOC122914214 gene encoding putative olfactory receptor 52P1, whose translation MLRAFVQSMESPNHTNLDPSVFFLLGIPGLEQFHLWLSLPVCCLGTATIVGNITILIVVATEPALHKPVYLFLCMLSTIDLAASFSTVPKLLAILWCGSGHISASACLAQMFFIHAFCMMESTVLLAMAFDRYVAICHPLRYATILTDTVIARIGVVAMVRGSMLMLPCPFLIGRLSFCQSHVIPHTYCEHMAVVKLACGDTRPNRVYGLTAALLVIGVDLFCIGLSYVFIARAVLRLSSREARSKALGTCGSHVCVILISYTPALFSFFTHRFGHHVPLHIHILLANVYLLFPPALNPMVYGVKTKEIRERVVRVFQRGQGTGVKVSE comes from the coding sequence ATGCTCAGAGCCTTTGTCCAGTCCATGGAGTCTCCTAATCATACTAATCTGGacccttctgttttcttcctcctgGGCATCCCAGGTCTGGAACAATTTCACTTGTGGCTCTCACTCCCAGTGTGCTGCCTGGGTACAGCCACAATTGTGGGCAACATCACCATCCTGATTGTTGTTGCCACTGAACCAGCATTGCACAAGCCTGTGTACTTGTTCTTATGCATGCTCtcaaccattgacttggctgcctCCTTCTCCACAGTTCCCAAGCTCCTGGCCATCCTATGGTGTGGATCCGGACacatctctgcctctgcctgcctggcaCAGATGTTCTTCATTCATGCCTTCTGCATGATGGAGTCTACTGTGCTGCTCGCCATGGCCTTTGATCGCTATGTGGCCATTTGTCATCCACTTCGCTATGCTACTATCCTCACTGACACCGTCATTGCCCGAATTGGAGTGGTAGCTATGGTGCGGGGCTCCATGCTCATGCTTCCATGTCCCTTCCTCATTGGGCGTTTGAGCTTCTGCCAAAGCCATGTGATCCCCCACACATACTGTGAGCACATGGCTGTTGTGAAGCTAGCATGTGGAGACACCAGGCCTAACCGTGTGTATGGGCTGACAGCAGCACTGTTGGTCATTGgggttgacttattttgcattGGTCTTTCCTATGTTTTTATTGCACGAGCTGTCCTTCGTCTTTCATCCCGTGAAGCTCGGTCCAAGGCCCTGGGGACCTGTGGTTCTCATGTTTGTGTCATCCTAATCTCTTATACACCagccctcttctctttttttacccATCGCTTTGGCCACCATGTTCCACTCCATATTCACATTCTTTTGGCCAATGTTTATCTGCTCTTTCCACCTGCTCTTAATCCTATGGTATATGGAGTTAAGACCAAAGAAATTCGGGAAAGGGTTGTGAGAGTGTTTCAAAGAGGGCAGGGAACTGGGGTCAAGGTATCTGAGTGA